GTAAACGGCTTGTAAATCGAAGCGCAGTTGGCGAGCTATTTCTGTCCAAGTCTGGTGCGCCGGAGAAAATACAAATACTTCAAGATGATGGCAAGCAGGTCGCATTTCCTGCGTTGAGCCCTAGCAGGGCATTGAGGCGACGCCGAAAGCGCAATTAGACGACCTGTCTTTTCGTGCTGTCACCATCGCAATGAGCGAGCGATGGTAATCAGTCTGCTTCGGCGCGTTGACACTGTGCAGTGGGCAGTTTTTTCTCTAGGGCGCTTGTAGATCTGCGGGCAGATTTCGGTGTTGCTGGCTGCTCATAAAGGCGATATGCGCTGAAATTGCCTCTTCGGTATTTTCACCGGAATGCTGTGCGCATTCTAATAACGCGACGATTAAGTGATCGAGGCGTTGTAGGCACCAAAGTCTGACTTCATGGGTATGACTTTGGTCACTTGCCATGACTTGCAGGTAGCTATAGGCGAGCTGTATCCATGATGCCGCTTGTTTTGGTTCGCTTTTGTTACTTCGATAGCATGTCATACAAGCCATGTACCACTGACCAATTGCTTGCTGTTTCAGTGGCGTGAGTGGGGCATCAAAGATGGCTTTAGGGGTCGCAATTAACCAGCCCTCTAGGGCTGGTTGTAGGTTGCTTTTCGATTCTAACCATTCGGTGATCGATATCATGCAGCGTTTTCTCCGGCATTTTCCCAGTGACGAACAAAATGGTTGTCACTCACCTCTGAGTACTCAGGTTGCGGTAGAGCGCTGAGCTCACGGATCTTTTCGGCATCGACTGAATAGTTCGGTGACTCTTTCAGTAAGTTGCCAAAAGGAAGATCAGGGTCAGGGACAGCTGATATCAATAGTTTAGTGTATGGATGTTGTGGGTTGGTCAATATCTTACGCGTATCGCCCCATTCCACGATTTGTCCCCGATACATTACCGCCGTTTCTTCAGCAATGTAATGGGCTGTGGCTAAGTCGTGCGTGATGTAAAGGAACCCGATCCCCATCTTTTCTTTCATTTCTTGCATAAGATTCAACACGCCTAGACGGATTGAAACATCCAGCATTGAGGTGGGTTCATCCGCAAGAATCACTTTTGCGCCGACAGCGAGGGCACGCGCAAGATTAACACGCTGGCGCTGACCACCACTGAGCTGATGCGGGAATTTTTCGAGTGTGTCGTCATCTAACTCGACGAGTTTAATGAGTTCTTCAAGACGCGGGCGAATCTCTGCTTTTGATTTCACTTGATTGTGGATCATCAGTGGGCGCGTTAAATGGTGTGCAATGGTATGCGTTGGATTCAGTGAACCAAAGGGGTCTTGAAAGACCATCTGCACTTTACTGCGATAATCTAGGATGTCGGCACGGGTTTGGATCTCGGTAATGTCTTTGCCCTTATAGAGGATCTCGCCTTCTGTAGGGCTGTGTACCTTCGTTAAAATACGTGCGACGGTACTTTTGCCACAGCCTGATTCCCCGACCAGTGCGAGCGTCTTACCGGCATGAAGGTCAAAGCTGATGCCGCGTAGGGCTTCAAATTGCTCTGTTTTACTGAAGCCGCCACCCATGGTGAAGGTTTTACGCAACTCTCTTACCTGAATAATGGGTTGTGTCATGCTGGCGTCTCCTCGTGTACTTCATGGATATTCGGGAATGATGCCCATAACTTTTGCGTATATGGGTGCTGAGGGTTGTTGCGGATCTCTTTCGAGCCAGCGACTTCAACCAACTGGCCTTTGCGCATAACCGCAACACGATCGCAAAGTTGGGTCATGAGTGCGAGGTCATGGGTAATGAATAGAATGGAGAAGCCAAACTCTTCACGAAGCTGGAAGATTTGTTGCAGAATCTCACGTTGAACAACAACGTCTAACGCGGTTGTTGGCTCATCCATGACAATCATTTTGGGATTGAGTGATAGCGCGATGGCAATCACAAGACGTTGTCGCATTCCACCACTGAATTGGTGTGGATAGTCGAAAAGGCGGTCGCGGCTAATGTTCACCAGATCAAGCATCTTTTCTGCGCGCTCTATCGCCTCTTCTCGGGTAAAGCCGAGATGGTGGCGCATAACATCAACAAACTGCTCATCGACGGGTAGAACAGGGTTGAGTGAGTTCATTGCACTCTGAAATACCATCGCAATGTCCTTCCAGCGAATGGCATTAATCTGTTTTGACGTTTTCTTCAGTAAGTCATCGCCTTCAAAAAGGATTTGACCACCACTGATAAATGCAGGCGGCTTGTGAAGCTGGTTAATGGCAAATGCTATGGTACTTTTACCACACCCAGATTCGCCCGCGAGACCGAAAATCTCCCCTTTACCAATGTCGAAACTTACCTTGTTTACAGCGCGAAAATCACCCGCATCTGTAATGTAGTCCACATCCAAATCCCGAACCTGCAATAGCGGGTCCGGATGAAATGCGTTATTCATATTGCTCTCTCCCTAATAACAAACGTAATGCAAATTATTATCAATGCGTTTTGCATGCAAGTAGTGTCACCAAAAGAGTGAGCCGCTTCACGACTTTATTTTTAAAGCCAAAAAAGTGTTTGCTTGAACTCGGTTTAGGTTGTCATGCGATAACGACGTACAAAGCACGTGAACTGGCGCAGAGGGAAGGAGTATAGAAAACAAAAAAAAGCCAGCGACGGAGTGTCGCTGGCTAGACGGTTTTGGGCATTTAATTAGCTAAACAGGCCTTTTAAGAAGCGAATAAACATATCTTTTATACGTGAAAAGAAGCCACCTCGTTCGACATCTTCTAGTGCCACTAAAGGCACTTCAGTGATCACTTCATTGTCGAGTTGGTAGACGAGTCGGCCAACTTGATCACCTTTACGAATCGGCGCTTCTAGCTCGCCAGATAATTCAGCGTTTGCCACAAGATTGTTGCGTTGACTGCGCATCACTGTCACGAAAGTATCTGAAGGGACACCTAAACTGATTTGCTCTGCGTCGCCCATCCAAATACGTTCTGAAACAACTTCTTGTCCTGCTTTATGCGGTGAAACGGTTTCAAAGAAACGGAAGCCGTAGTTGAGAAGTTTTTTTGACTCAGCTTCGCGGCTTCGCGCGCTACTGGTACCCATGACGACACTAATGAGGCGCATCTGCCCTTGGGTGGCCGTTGAGACTAAGTTGTAGCCGGCACTTTGGGTGTAGCCAGTTTTCATACCATCGACATTGAGGCTGCGATCCCAAAGGAGGCCATTGCGGTTGTTTTGGGTGATCCCGTTGTAGGTGAATGATTTTTCACTGTAGTACTGATGTTGTGCAGGGACATCACGGATAATGGCTTGTGCCAACACTGCGATGTCGCGCGGGGTTGTGTAGAGGTTTTCTGCATCTAAGCCATGCACGTTACTAAAGTGGCTTGATGTCATGCCGAGGGTGCTTGCCCAAGAGTTCATCAGGCTGACAAAGGCATCTTCTGAGCCAGCAACATGCTCAGCCATAGCGACACTGGCATCATTACCCGACTGAATGATGATACCGCGGTTAAGGTCTTCGGCTTTTACGGTTTTTCCAACTTCAATAAACATCTTTGATGAGTCAGGGAAGTTACGCGCCCAAGCGTTTTGGCTGATAACGACATTATCTTCTAAAGAAATGTTACCGCGCTTGACTTCTTGACCGATGACATAGCTCGTCATCAGCTTGGTTAAGCTCGCTGGGTTGAGTGATTCATCAGCGTTTTGTTGCGCAAGTATGGTGCCTGAGTGGAAGTCCATCAAGATATAGCCCTTAGCGGCAATCGACGGAGCGTCAGGAACGACAGTTGGAGCGGCCATCACAGAAGCGGAGAATAAGGTGGAGAATGTAACAAGTCGCAGTGATGCGGCGGCGTATTTCATGGAAAAACCTTTGAAAAATTGAATGCGTTAATGGTTTCTGCGTTAAACGTAACTGACTTTGCAGTTTGAACAAAAGATAAATTGCAACTATCTATTTCAGATTGACATAATCTCGTTACGTCGGTTGCAACTTGTTCACATTGGGCGGCAGTTAGCCGCAGTTAACGTCAGATAGATACCTAGGCAATCTCAGGTGGGGGTGTGCTCCTCGTTCCTTGAGATCGATTAGGTATATACCTCATTGGCTCAGGCCATCAAAATGAAGCGCTTAAGGCGTCCAAGTGTAATACCTTTCGATGACACATATTTGATTAGCGACCTAGCATGTAAGTGTTCAGCGAACGCTAATGTTTTTAATCCGTTCCATTATGCGGGCTCTATAGCTTGCGTCAATGTTTCTGTCTAAGAATACGAACAAGATGCTAAAAAGTGCTCAATTGCGACGAAAATGCTTTTTCAGGCGCAATTTGGAAGTACTTAGGCAAACACAGTAAAGACAATGAAATGTCAGAAAAGTGCAATCTTTATTGAAAACATAGTAGCGAGCTCCTCAAAAAGGCAATGCAAAGTGGAGGTTTTAAGCCACAGGGCGGTCTTGACGGGAAGCAGGTTGTAGCCAGCGCTCGAGGCATGCCTCTAATGTTTCAATGGCGAGTGGCTTGCTCAGATAGTCATTCATCCCCGCATCTAAGCAACGTTGTCTATCTTCGGGCAATGCATTCGCCGTTAACGCAATGATGGGCACGGTTCGATAATAGTCCCCGACTTTTCCTTCCCGAATCAACGCAGTGGCTTCATAGCCGTCCATAACGGGCATCTGACAATCCATTAATATCATGTCGAAGCGTTGGTGCTCTTCAGTGAGTGTATCAAGGGCCTTATTGCCATCTACCGCAAGTCGATGCCGCATTCCGATCTGGTCGAGCATCGCTGTAATGACTTGCTGATTCACTTCGTTGTCTTCAACAATGAGCAGGTATTTCGGTTGCAGTGACGACGGCTGTAGTTTTGTCGTCATCGAGGATGGCGCAGGCGGAGAGGCGATGCCTTCTTCGAGCAAATGTACGATGGCCGTTGGACAAAAAGGCACTGTAAGGGTGTGATCGCAGCTTGCCAGTATCGGATTTGGACGAATCTTGGGGTGTGATGGTGGGCTGAGACCGATGAAGTTAGTCTTTGGAAAACGGTTCTTCATGCTGATGAGACGCGCAAACAAGGCGTGTTCAATGTTAAGGGTGTCAATAATGACATTCGTGTGATCTGCTATTGCTGAGAGTATTTCATTGGGGTCTGAAATGACGCTAAAAGGTAAAGACCACTGTTGACAATGTGGCTCAAACAAGCGGCGAATTTCTACCGCGGGTGAGACGAGCAAGAGATTCTTATCGCTAAGGTTGATTTCGGTTGTGTCATTAATCTCAAACTCGTGCAACGGAATGCGCAGGGAAAACGTGGTGCCTTTTTCCAGTGCACTGGTTGCTTTTATACGTCCATTAAATAATTCGAGTAACTGTTTTACAATACTCAGCCCCAGTCCAGTACCACCATATTTACGGGTCGTTGATGCATCCGCTTGAGTGAATGGCCTAAAGAGCTGCGCCTGCTGCTTTTCGTTCATTCCTATGCCTGTATCTTGCACAGAAATGAGTAATGTACTGTTTTCAAATGTAGCGCGAATCGCGACATACCCTTCATTGGTAAATTTAATCGCATTACCGATCAGGTTGACCAATATCTGTTTAATGCGCGTGGGATCTGATTCAATACTGATAGGGAAGTGCGGTGATATTTCGAGAAGAAGAGGTAAGCGTTTCTCAGCGGCTTTTACTGCCATCACTTTGGCCGTTTCGTTTAATAGTTGAGTGGGATTTATGGATTGCACATCCAGCTCAACTCGACCCGCTTCGAGCTTAGAAAAATCGAGTATATTATTGATGACATCGAGCATGATCGATGAGCTGGACTGAGC
This DNA window, taken from Thaumasiovibrio subtropicus, encodes the following:
- a CDS encoding ABC transporter ATP-binding protein, giving the protein MNNAFHPDPLLQVRDLDVDYITDAGDFRAVNKVSFDIGKGEIFGLAGESGCGKSTIAFAINQLHKPPAFISGGQILFEGDDLLKKTSKQINAIRWKDIAMVFQSAMNSLNPVLPVDEQFVDVMRHHLGFTREEAIERAEKMLDLVNISRDRLFDYPHQFSGGMRQRLVIAIALSLNPKMIVMDEPTTALDVVVQREILQQIFQLREEFGFSILFITHDLALMTQLCDRVAVMRKGQLVEVAGSKEIRNNPQHPYTQKLWASFPNIHEVHEETPA
- a CDS encoding ATP-binding protein, producing the protein MQSINPTQLLNETAKVMAVKAAEKRLPLLLEISPHFPISIESDPTRIKQILVNLIGNAIKFTNEGYVAIRATFENSTLLISVQDTGIGMNEKQQAQLFRPFTQADASTTRKYGGTGLGLSIVKQLLELFNGRIKATSALEKGTTFSLRIPLHEFEINDTTEINLSDKNLLLVSPAVEIRRLFEPHCQQWSLPFSVISDPNEILSAIADHTNVIIDTLNIEHALFARLISMKNRFPKTNFIGLSPPSHPKIRPNPILASCDHTLTVPFCPTAIVHLLEEGIASPPAPSSMTTKLQPSSLQPKYLLIVEDNEVNQQVITAMLDQIGMRHRLAVDGNKALDTLTEEHQRFDMILMDCQMPVMDGYEATALIREGKVGDYYRTVPIIALTANALPEDRQRCLDAGMNDYLSKPLAIETLEACLERWLQPASRQDRPVA
- a CDS encoding ABC transporter ATP-binding protein, producing MTQPIIQVRELRKTFTMGGGFSKTEQFEALRGISFDLHAGKTLALVGESGCGKSTVARILTKVHSPTEGEILYKGKDITEIQTRADILDYRSKVQMVFQDPFGSLNPTHTIAHHLTRPLMIHNQVKSKAEIRPRLEELIKLVELDDDTLEKFPHQLSGGQRQRVNLARALAVGAKVILADEPTSMLDVSIRLGVLNLMQEMKEKMGIGFLYITHDLATAHYIAEETAVMYRGQIVEWGDTRKILTNPQHPYTKLLISAVPDPDLPFGNLLKESPNYSVDAEKIRELSALPQPEYSEVSDNHFVRHWENAGENAA
- a CDS encoding D-alanyl-D-alanine carboxypeptidase family protein encodes the protein MKYAAASLRLVTFSTLFSASVMAAPTVVPDAPSIAAKGYILMDFHSGTILAQQNADESLNPASLTKLMTSYVIGQEVKRGNISLEDNVVISQNAWARNFPDSSKMFIEVGKTVKAEDLNRGIIIQSGNDASVAMAEHVAGSEDAFVSLMNSWASTLGMTSSHFSNVHGLDAENLYTTPRDIAVLAQAIIRDVPAQHQYYSEKSFTYNGITQNNRNGLLWDRSLNVDGMKTGYTQSAGYNLVSTATQGQMRLISVVMGTSSARSREAESKKLLNYGFRFFETVSPHKAGQEVVSERIWMGDAEQISLGVPSDTFVTVMRSQRNNLVANAELSGELEAPIRKGDQVGRLVYQLDNEVITEVPLVALEDVERGGFFSRIKDMFIRFLKGLFS